One genomic region from Gossypium hirsutum isolate 1008001.06 chromosome D13, Gossypium_hirsutum_v2.1, whole genome shotgun sequence encodes:
- the LOC121225250 gene encoding coiled-coil domain-containing protein 93: MQEGSSEQEFNSIRASIAMLNSNLDQQNQRKISVLNELQNLQEKIRKEGAESKVKKFVSLLENLKLLERQESEIRCDFDEKRSSLEAEVSDLEEKIAAGSDSKMLSRGLDGSLNESLQKLNSAKRELAAKLRAIVSIKRQLDDAPSQSELIQYERRLSELNAHIQEKLQQTRKFYATYNALLEIKELMLKETSLLNSINSQFQEAIASTTGRMKLLESMQGIVKGSQQKLGKVQLGLQEEQKVCDALKERYTAAMAEQRRCYSLLKAFQEECARNEKLQSQTSA; encoded by the exons ATGCAAGAGGGCAGCAGCGAGCAGGAATTTAACAGTATAAGAGCTTCAATTGCGATGTTGAATTCAAATTTAGATCAACAG AATCAAAGGAAGATTAGCGTTCTCAAtgaattacaaaatttacaagaGAAAATTCGAAAGGAAGGTGCTGAATCCAAAGTGAAGAAATTCGTTTCCCTTTTGGAGAATTTAAAG TTACTAGAAAGACAAGAATCTGAAATTCGGTGTGATTTTGATGAAAAACGTTCTTCACTGGAAGCTGAGGTTAGTGATTTGGAGGAAAAAATAGCAGCTGGATCTGACAGCAAGATGCTTTCTCGTGGTTTAGATGGTTCTTTAAATGAATCATTGCAGAAGCTTAATTCAGCAAAGAGG GAACTTGCAGCTAAACTGAGGGCAATAGTATCAATAAAGCGTCAGCTGGATGATGCACCCTCCCAGTCAGAACTTATCCA GTACGAGCGCCGGTTGTCAGAGCTGAATGCTCATATTCAG GAAAAACTTCAACAAACTCGGAAATTCTATGCAACCTATAATGCTCTCTTGGAGATTAAAGAGTTGATGCTAAAGGAAACTTCCTTGTTGAATTCCATAAATTCACAG TTTCAGGAGGCCATTGCTAGCACTACTGGTCGCATGAAATTACTCGAGTCCATGCAGGGAATTGTAAAGGGCAGCCAACAG AAGCTAGGGAAGGTGCAACTTGGGCTTCAAGAAGAGCAGAAAGTTTGTGATGCTCTCAAAGAGAGGTATACCGCTGCAATGGCGGAGCAAAGACGCTGCTATTCTCTCTTAAAAGCTTTCCAG GAGGAATGTGCAAGGAATGAGAAGCTTCAGAGCCAGACTTCTGCCTAA
- the LOC121202854 gene encoding probable 2-oxoglutarate-dependent dioxygenase AOP1 isoform X1, whose amino-acid sequence MDRTATIPVIEFSGEDIKNGRSSSSPDQRWKALCSKVREACESHGCFLLMRYDKIPTSLCEDMLVGIKSLFDLPEETKTKYQNPKPYRSYQGKCPVVPLHESFGIDDATRLEAARDFTHLMWPQGNPAFCEILNMMSSKMLELSFMILEMIFESFDIEEKKYEALVRDSVSFLRVMKYKVPTSEDQNLGLVAHTDKNAITILCQNEVQGLEIVTKEGHWEQVVVPKDALVVIVGDALKAWSNGRLVAVKHRVVMKGEKERYSFGLFTVPKEGAMIEAARELVDNEHPLLYRPFKFADYFSYFVSNLSDDALEIYAGQA is encoded by the exons ATGGATAGGACAGCTACAATTCCAGTTATTGAATTTTCAGGTGAAGACATCAAAAATGGCagatcatcatcatcaccagatCAGAGGTGGAAAGCATTATGCAGCAAAGTAAGAGAGGCATGCGAGAGCCACGGTTGTTTCCTACTAATGCGCTACGACAAGATCCCAACCAGCTTATGCGAAGACATGTTGGTAGGGATCAAGTCATTGTTCGACCTCCCCGAGGAAACCAAGACCAAGTACCAGAACCCTAAGCCTTACCGCAGTTACCAAGGCAAATGCCCCGTGGTTCCTTTACACGAGAGCTTCGGCATCGACGACGCCACTCGTCTCGAAGCCGCTCGAGACTTCACTCACCTCATGTGGCCTCAAGGAAACCCTGCCTTTTG TGAGATACTCAATATGATGAGTTCAAAGATGCTAGAGCTAAGTTTTATGATCCTTGAAATGATATTCGAGAGTTTTGATATCGAAGAAAAGAAGTATGAAGCTCTGGTGAGAGATAGTGTAAGCTTTTTGAGGGTGATGAAGTATAAAGTACCGACAAGTGAGGACCAAAATTTAGGGTTGGTGGCTCACACAGACAAGAATGCTATCACTATTCTATGCCAAAATGAAGTGCAAGGGCTTGAGATTGTCACTAAAGAAGGACATTGGGAACAAGTGGTGGTTCCCAAAGATGCTTTGGTTGTCATTGTTGGTGATGCACTTAAG gcATGGAGCAATGGAAGACTTGTAGCAGTGAAACATAGGGTGGTGATGAAGGGGGAGAAAGAGAGGTACTCTTTCGGGCTGTTTACAGTGCCAAAAGAAGGAGCAATGATAGAGGCGGCACGTGAACTTGTCGACAATGAACATCCGCTCCTTTACCGCCCTTTCAAATTCGCCGACTATTTCTCCTACTTTGTCTCCAATCTAAGCGACGATGCCCTTGAGATTTATGCCGGC CAAGCCTGA
- the LOC121202854 gene encoding probable 2-oxoglutarate-dependent dioxygenase AOP1 isoform X2 yields the protein MDRTATIPVIEFSGEDIKNGRSSSSPDQRWKALCSKVREACESHGCFLLMRYDKIPTSLCEDMLVGIKSLFDLPEETKTKYQNPKPYRSYQGKCPVVPLHESFGIDDATRLEAARDFTHLMWPQGNPAFCEILNMMSSKMLELSFMILEMIFESFDIEEKKYEALVRDSVSFLRVMKYKVPTSEDQNLGLVAHTDKNAITILCQNEVQGLEIVTKEGHWEQVVVPKDALVVIVGDALKAWSNGRLVAVKHRVVMKGEKERYSFGLFTVPKEGAMIEAARELVDNEHPLLYRPFKFADYFSYFVSNLSDDALEIYAGV from the exons ATGGATAGGACAGCTACAATTCCAGTTATTGAATTTTCAGGTGAAGACATCAAAAATGGCagatcatcatcatcaccagatCAGAGGTGGAAAGCATTATGCAGCAAAGTAAGAGAGGCATGCGAGAGCCACGGTTGTTTCCTACTAATGCGCTACGACAAGATCCCAACCAGCTTATGCGAAGACATGTTGGTAGGGATCAAGTCATTGTTCGACCTCCCCGAGGAAACCAAGACCAAGTACCAGAACCCTAAGCCTTACCGCAGTTACCAAGGCAAATGCCCCGTGGTTCCTTTACACGAGAGCTTCGGCATCGACGACGCCACTCGTCTCGAAGCCGCTCGAGACTTCACTCACCTCATGTGGCCTCAAGGAAACCCTGCCTTTTG TGAGATACTCAATATGATGAGTTCAAAGATGCTAGAGCTAAGTTTTATGATCCTTGAAATGATATTCGAGAGTTTTGATATCGAAGAAAAGAAGTATGAAGCTCTGGTGAGAGATAGTGTAAGCTTTTTGAGGGTGATGAAGTATAAAGTACCGACAAGTGAGGACCAAAATTTAGGGTTGGTGGCTCACACAGACAAGAATGCTATCACTATTCTATGCCAAAATGAAGTGCAAGGGCTTGAGATTGTCACTAAAGAAGGACATTGGGAACAAGTGGTGGTTCCCAAAGATGCTTTGGTTGTCATTGTTGGTGATGCACTTAAG gcATGGAGCAATGGAAGACTTGTAGCAGTGAAACATAGGGTGGTGATGAAGGGGGAGAAAGAGAGGTACTCTTTCGGGCTGTTTACAGTGCCAAAAGAAGGAGCAATGATAGAGGCGGCACGTGAACTTGTCGACAATGAACATCCGCTCCTTTACCGCCCTTTCAAATTCGCCGACTATTTCTCCTACTTTGTCTCCAATCTAAGCGACGATGCCCTTGAGATTTATGCCGGCGTTTGA